One Rossellomorea aquimaris DNA window includes the following coding sequences:
- a CDS encoding sigma 54-interacting transcriptional regulator, which yields MSSLLKKVSVEMIEIILENAFEWLVVVDNEGTIIYINDNYCRFLEVERNKAIGSHVTNVIENTRMHIVANSGKEEVADLQYIKGNYMIANRIPIRVDGKVIGAFGSVIFRDTSEWMQMSSHVKNMMSKIQSYIQDINTGVKYTLNDIIGESPGMNELKDKAQMIAPSDISILIRGESGTGKELFAHSIHQLSERSGQPFIKVNCAAIPEQLLESELFGYEEGAFTGAKKGGKKGKFQLAHKGTLFLDEIGDMPLNMQAKLLRALQEGEVEAVGSNRVQHVDVRIIAATNRPLEKMMEEKRFRSDLYYRINVVPFQIPPLRERKEDIENLAAFFLGKSTKSSGKRIQGFENEVMQIFRSYSWPGNLRELENVINASTYLSNESWISLQSLPSYMKVGNLYDVGSKTLKEILEETEKSVLIQSLQTHQHDKRKVAETLGISKSSMYEKLNKYQLL from the coding sequence ATGAGCAGCTTATTAAAAAAGGTATCCGTCGAAATGATTGAAATCATTCTTGAGAACGCTTTCGAATGGTTGGTCGTTGTTGATAATGAAGGCACGATTATTTATATAAATGACAATTACTGTCGCTTTCTTGAGGTTGAGCGTAATAAAGCGATTGGATCACATGTGACGAACGTCATCGAAAACACACGAATGCATATTGTTGCAAATAGTGGCAAAGAGGAAGTGGCAGACCTTCAATATATAAAAGGAAACTATATGATCGCCAATCGAATTCCGATTCGAGTTGATGGCAAGGTGATAGGAGCATTTGGATCGGTGATCTTCCGTGACACGAGTGAATGGATGCAAATGAGTTCTCACGTAAAGAACATGATGTCTAAAATTCAAAGTTACATTCAAGATATTAATACCGGTGTGAAATACACACTGAATGATATTATCGGTGAATCACCCGGAATGAATGAATTGAAGGACAAAGCTCAAATGATCGCCCCCAGTGACATTTCGATCCTGATCAGAGGGGAGAGTGGAACTGGTAAAGAGCTGTTCGCCCATAGTATTCACCAGCTGAGCGAAAGAAGCGGACAACCTTTCATTAAAGTGAACTGCGCGGCGATCCCGGAGCAGCTTTTGGAATCAGAGCTATTCGGTTACGAAGAAGGAGCTTTTACAGGAGCGAAAAAGGGTGGTAAAAAAGGGAAATTCCAGCTGGCTCATAAGGGAACGCTTTTCCTTGATGAGATCGGGGACATGCCTCTCAATATGCAGGCGAAGCTTCTCAGGGCTTTACAGGAAGGGGAGGTCGAGGCAGTCGGTTCAAACCGTGTTCAACATGTGGATGTCCGCATCATAGCAGCCACGAACCGTCCTCTTGAAAAAATGATGGAAGAAAAGCGATTTCGAAGCGACTTGTACTATCGTATTAATGTAGTCCCCTTTCAAATTCCCCCTCTCCGTGAGCGTAAGGAAGATATCGAGAATTTGGCTGCCTTTTTCTTGGGAAAATCCACAAAATCATCGGGGAAACGAATCCAGGGGTTTGAAAACGAAGTGATGCAGATTTTTCGTTCCTATAGCTGGCCCGGGAATCTGCGTGAATTAGAAAATGTCATTAACGCTTCCACCTATTTGTCTAATGAAAGCTGGATCTCTCTTCAGTCACTGCCTTCTTATATGAAGGTTGGAAACTTATATGATGTCGGCTCTAAAACATTAAAAGAAATCCTCGAAGAAACGGAGAAATCCGTGTTGATTCAAAGCCTGCAAACTCATCAGCACGATAAACGGAAGGTCGCAGAGACACTGGGGATAAGTAAATCAAGCATGTATGAGAAATTAAATAAATATCAGCTCCTATGA
- a CDS encoding cupin domain-containing protein: MKIAELKIFYFEDDGIIPNNPDLPVLIYRNALDHPHDAEELFNRNQWLNSWTNGIYDYHHYHSNAHEVLGVMEGEATVQLGGEMGEEVTVHKGDVIILPAGTGHKKLSASPDFKVAGAYPNGDDYNLKKGSLRERPSVLIEIKNVLRPSLDPVFGDTGPLIKYWLKKKG; the protein is encoded by the coding sequence ATGAAAATCGCAGAACTGAAAATATTTTATTTCGAAGACGATGGAATCATCCCGAACAACCCGGACCTGCCCGTACTCATCTACCGGAATGCACTTGATCATCCCCATGACGCCGAAGAGCTCTTCAACAGAAATCAATGGCTCAATAGTTGGACAAATGGCATATATGATTACCACCATTACCATAGTAACGCACATGAAGTATTAGGGGTCATGGAAGGTGAGGCCACGGTTCAATTAGGTGGCGAAATGGGCGAGGAAGTGACGGTTCATAAAGGTGATGTGATCATCCTTCCAGCCGGGACCGGACATAAGAAATTATCCGCAAGTCCCGACTTTAAAGTCGCAGGTGCCTATCCGAACGGGGATGATTATAATTTAAAAAAAGGTTCATTACGAGAACGGCCAAGTGTTTTAATTGAAATTAAGAACGTTCTGCGTCCATCATTGGACCCTGTGTTTGGAGATACGGGTCCACTCATAAAATATTGGCTCAAGAAAAAGGGTTAA
- a CDS encoding MFS transporter has protein sequence MPKSLWLLVIGMMVNVTGASFLWPLNTIYLHENLGKSLSVAGIVLMMNAGASVIGNLIGGTLFDKFGGYRSILVGISITLTALVGMNIWHGWPHYVVFLTIVGFGSGIVFPSMYAMAGSVWPEGGRKAFNSVYVAQNIGVAVGAALGGFVASFSFNYIFLANLSMYIVFFFIALFGYRNISVNGHQTSVLNESKVIRDKSKLKALLFICVAYLLCWMGYVQWQSTIATYTQEINISLKQYSLLWTINGALIVLAQPLLSKAIKRFEHNLKLQIMIGTIIFMVSFAVASIADQFQWFAIAMIILTIGEMLIWPAVPTIANSLAPKGREGFYQGIVNSTATGGRMIGPFIGGVLVDVFSMQVLFMTLIAFFMVSLVITSQYDRPLKKKSAVSVSVQQ, from the coding sequence ATGCCCAAATCATTATGGTTGCTTGTCATTGGAATGATGGTGAATGTGACAGGTGCCTCTTTTTTATGGCCTCTTAATACAATTTATCTACATGAGAATTTAGGGAAGTCACTGTCTGTAGCGGGAATTGTGCTGATGATGAACGCTGGAGCGAGTGTAATCGGAAATTTGATCGGGGGAACACTTTTTGATAAGTTTGGTGGATACCGCTCGATACTAGTAGGGATTTCCATTACCTTGACTGCTCTTGTCGGGATGAATATTTGGCATGGCTGGCCTCACTATGTGGTCTTCTTGACCATTGTTGGATTTGGCTCAGGTATAGTCTTTCCTTCCATGTATGCCATGGCAGGTTCGGTATGGCCTGAAGGTGGCCGGAAAGCATTCAATTCCGTCTATGTGGCGCAAAATATTGGGGTTGCCGTTGGAGCCGCATTAGGTGGGTTCGTCGCCTCATTTTCCTTTAACTATATATTCTTAGCGAACCTTAGTATGTATATCGTCTTTTTCTTCATTGCCTTATTTGGTTATCGAAACATTTCAGTTAACGGTCATCAAACATCCGTGTTGAATGAGTCTAAGGTGATAAGGGATAAATCGAAACTGAAGGCCTTGCTCTTCATTTGTGTTGCCTATTTATTATGCTGGATGGGCTATGTTCAATGGCAGTCCACCATTGCAACGTACACCCAGGAGATCAATATTTCCTTGAAACAATATAGCTTATTGTGGACGATAAATGGAGCATTGATTGTGCTTGCACAGCCACTTTTGTCAAAAGCCATCAAGCGTTTTGAACATAATTTAAAGCTTCAAATTATGATTGGGACGATTATTTTCATGGTTTCGTTCGCAGTGGCATCGATTGCCGATCAATTTCAATGGTTTGCCATTGCGATGATCATTCTGACAATCGGTGAAATGCTCATATGGCCTGCTGTTCCTACCATTGCTAACTCACTTGCTCCAAAAGGGAGAGAAGGATTCTATCAGGGAATCGTCAACAGTACAGCGACAGGAGGAAGAATGATCGGACCGTTTATCGGAGGAGTATTAGTGGACGTATTCAGCATGCAGGTGCTGTTTATGACGTTGATCGCTTTCTTTATGGTCTCATTAGTCATTACGAGTCAATATGACCGACCGTTGAAAAAGAAAAGCGCAGTCTCCGTATCGGTTCAACAATAA
- a CDS encoding glycogen biosynthesis protein GlgD: MTTRSDKKNPEQKTRSDFRNLDTEFGAENNPVKAAKKRYEKQGQPVKSDHHNGK; this comes from the coding sequence TTGACCACACGTTCTGATAAAAAAAACCCTGAACAAAAGACCCGCAGTGATTTCCGTAATTTAGATACAGAATTCGGGGCGGAAAACAATCCTGTCAAAGCTGCGAAAAAGCGTTACGAAAAACAGGGACAGCCTGTTAAATCCGATCATCATAACGGAAAATAA
- a CDS encoding YtzC family protein has product MATRNSVDECIQKCEDAIRYAQEQYKSGTQQEHYHDVEYTQAMQQLEEAVNDVAHLANSANSQQREQLHRMRLQLQALQNEMILLDHDPNVVGGKLH; this is encoded by the coding sequence ATGGCAACAAGAAATTCGGTTGATGAATGCATTCAAAAGTGTGAAGATGCCATTCGTTACGCTCAAGAACAATATAAATCAGGGACACAGCAAGAGCATTACCATGATGTGGAATACACTCAAGCCATGCAGCAGCTTGAGGAAGCGGTGAATGATGTGGCTCATTTGGCCAATAGCGCCAACTCTCAACAGCGTGAACAATTGCATCGCATGAGACTTCAGCTTCAGGCCTTACAAAATGAGATGATTTTGTTAGACCATGATCCAAATGTAGTAGGAGGTAAATTACATTGA
- a CDS encoding TIGR01212 family radical SAM protein (This family includes YhcC from E. coli K-12, an uncharacterized radical SAM protein.), giving the protein MFVIETNPFPYATDLKRYHTWNYHLRNHFGHKVFKVALDGGFDCPNRDGTVAHGGCTFCSASGSGDFAGSRVDSLEKQFNDIKGRMHKKWKDGKYMAYFQAFTNTHAPVDVLREKYESVLEQEGVVGISIATRPDCLPDDVVEYLAELNERTYLWVELGLQTVHEKTAALINRAHDYQSYVEGVNKLRKHGIRVCSHIINGLPQEDEEMMMETAREVAKLDVQGIKIHLLHLLKGTPMVKQYEKGLLDFMDFDHYVKLVCDQLEVIPPEMIVHRITGDGPIALMIGPMWSVNKWSVLNAIDDELKRRDSWQGKYFKVDVKA; this is encoded by the coding sequence GTGTTTGTCATCGAGACAAACCCATTTCCATATGCCACAGATTTAAAACGATATCATACGTGGAACTACCATTTACGAAATCACTTTGGACATAAAGTCTTTAAAGTTGCACTGGATGGCGGCTTCGATTGCCCGAACCGGGACGGCACGGTTGCCCATGGAGGCTGTACCTTTTGCAGTGCTTCAGGCTCTGGGGACTTTGCCGGAAGCAGGGTCGACTCCTTAGAAAAGCAATTCAATGACATTAAAGGAAGAATGCACAAGAAGTGGAAAGACGGTAAGTATATGGCGTATTTCCAAGCATTCACCAACACTCACGCACCTGTTGATGTGTTAAGAGAGAAATATGAATCAGTTCTCGAACAAGAGGGTGTTGTAGGTATTTCCATCGCTACCCGTCCGGATTGTCTTCCTGACGATGTAGTCGAATACTTAGCTGAATTGAACGAAAGAACCTATTTATGGGTAGAACTGGGCCTGCAAACCGTTCATGAAAAAACCGCCGCGTTGATCAATCGGGCCCACGATTATCAGTCCTATGTCGAAGGAGTCAATAAATTAAGAAAACACGGTATACGTGTCTGTTCCCATATTATTAACGGACTTCCTCAAGAAGATGAAGAAATGATGATGGAAACGGCACGTGAAGTGGCCAAGCTTGATGTGCAGGGAATTAAAATCCACCTCTTGCATTTACTGAAAGGAACACCCATGGTAAAGCAATACGAAAAAGGACTACTCGACTTCATGGATTTCGATCATTACGTAAAATTGGTTTGCGATCAGCTGGAAGTCATTCCACCCGAAATGATCGTTCACCGCATTACGGGGGACGGACCTATCGCCTTGATGATCGGACCGATGTGGAGCGTGAATAAATGGAGTGTATTGAACGCGATTGACGATGAACTTAAACGCCGGGACAGCTGGCAGGGAAAATACTTTAAAGTGGATGTGAAAGCATGA
- a CDS encoding class I SAM-dependent methyltransferase, with translation MKLDRILPFARELLERAVKPGDITIDATLGNGHDTLFLARLVGENGRVYGFDIQEEAIENTKEQLITHDLAHRVTLFHQGHETVMNVIPPVHHGKVTGAIFNLGYLPGGDKEIVTRPKTTILALNQILEMMAPEGILVLVIYHGHPEGAVERDYILRYVEKLDQNYVHVLRYQFMNQLNNPPFIVALEKR, from the coding sequence ATGAAATTAGATCGGATCTTACCTTTTGCGAGAGAGCTTCTGGAACGGGCTGTCAAACCAGGAGATATTACAATAGACGCAACACTCGGGAATGGACATGACACCTTATTCCTGGCTCGGTTAGTAGGAGAAAATGGCCGTGTATACGGTTTTGATATCCAAGAGGAAGCCATAGAAAACACGAAAGAACAGCTCATCACCCATGATCTTGCTCACCGGGTGACACTCTTTCATCAAGGGCACGAGACAGTGATGAACGTCATCCCCCCCGTCCATCATGGGAAAGTGACCGGCGCAATCTTTAACCTTGGGTACTTACCCGGCGGTGACAAGGAAATTGTCACCCGCCCGAAAACAACGATACTCGCCTTGAATCAAATCCTGGAAATGATGGCACCTGAAGGGATCCTCGTCCTTGTCATTTATCACGGACACCCGGAAGGAGCGGTAGAACGGGACTATATCCTCCGCTACGTGGAAAAACTGGACCAAAACTACGTCCACGTCCTTCGCTATCAATTCATGAATCAGCTGAATAATCCTCCATTTATTGTTGCATTGGAGAAACGATAA
- a CDS encoding LLM class flavin-dependent oxidoreductase, with product MSILKLSVLDQSPISEGMSPQEALHHTVQLAQHAEKLGFERFWVSEHHDSTGLAGSSPEVLIAHLAQNTSRIRVGSGGVMLPHYSSYKVAENFRLLEGLNPNRIDLGLGRAPGGMPMATMALHDGKPRDVNRYPEQIDDLLGYLTDSLPDTHPYQGLTAAPMIETMPEVWMLGSSPSSAMLAAQKGLPYTFAQFINGEGGPQYTQAYRNNFVPSDYLKEPKNIVAVFAICAETDEEAERVASSIDLAILMIEQGMRSNGTPSPEKAAAYQYTPFEEMRVRENRKRMVVGNPKKVKEQLLSLSEQYETDEIMLVSITHDFQDKLKSFELIAKELL from the coding sequence ATGTCCATTTTGAAGCTAAGTGTTTTAGATCAATCACCCATTTCAGAAGGAATGAGCCCACAAGAGGCTTTACATCATACAGTACAATTAGCACAACATGCCGAGAAGTTGGGATTCGAACGTTTTTGGGTATCCGAGCATCATGACTCCACGGGACTTGCGGGTTCCTCACCGGAGGTCTTGATCGCTCATCTGGCACAGAATACATCAAGAATTCGTGTCGGTTCCGGAGGGGTTATGCTTCCTCATTACTCTTCATACAAAGTAGCGGAGAATTTCCGATTGCTTGAAGGGTTGAATCCTAATCGAATTGACTTAGGTTTGGGGAGGGCACCTGGCGGAATGCCGATGGCGACGATGGCCCTGCACGACGGGAAGCCGAGGGACGTCAATCGTTATCCTGAACAAATCGATGATCTGCTGGGGTATTTAACCGATTCTTTACCGGATACTCATCCCTATCAAGGATTAACGGCAGCCCCGATGATTGAAACGATGCCGGAAGTATGGATGCTCGGTTCAAGTCCGTCCAGTGCGATGCTGGCGGCGCAAAAAGGATTACCGTATACCTTTGCCCAATTTATTAACGGAGAGGGCGGTCCTCAATATACCCAGGCTTACAGAAATAACTTTGTTCCTTCAGACTACCTGAAGGAGCCGAAAAACATCGTAGCCGTGTTTGCCATCTGTGCTGAAACGGATGAAGAAGCAGAAAGAGTCGCATCCAGTATAGACTTAGCGATTTTAATGATTGAACAAGGCATGCGTTCAAACGGGACACCAAGTCCTGAAAAAGCGGCAGCTTATCAGTACACCCCATTTGAAGAAATGAGAGTGCGCGAAAATCGCAAACGCATGGTCGTCGGAAATCCTAAAAAAGTGAAAGAACAACTACTTTCACTCAGTGAACAATACGAAACAGATGAAATCATGCTCGTCAGCATCACCCATGACTTTCAAGATAAACTCAAATCATTTGAATTAATTGCTAAAGAACTTTTATAA
- a CDS encoding immune inhibitor A domain-containing protein, which translates to MKSRKVLSMAMVAALSVGAFAVPASAATAVPENVLAKPTVKHDHKHGGPFDLGIANDERLIDMLKEEGKIKQNATTAEAEKALQKFLKAKADSAEKEAEEGELHGEEAEAKSKLQKEMKNNSLTSGKGNKLGKAKKNAPASVEEEAYNGVKRTDDVLVLLVDYPDKPHNTLTPDETDMYYDDEDAYSRAHYQDMLFGEGGWTGPDGKNYVSMKQYYEQQSGGSYSVEGEVAGWYTASKPAAAYGGNDPQPDGSDVNARGLVKEALEAAAEDPNVDLADYDKWDRYDLDGDGNYLEPDGLVDHLMVIHSGVGEEAGGGSLGSDAIWSHRWNLGGIFPIEGSPAPEVDYWGEGTMYAYDYTIEPEDGAVGVMAHEFGHDLGLPDEYDTQYTGTGEPVSYWSIMASGSWAGDIPGTQPTGFSPYMKEMLQSSAVVDSEGTEGNWLSGTEFDIEDIDSENKEVLLDEANTKGTNNDVVKVNLPQKETVINEPASGEYEYFSGSADELHNSLSTNVDLTNANSAKFNFKAWYDIETDWDYAYVTVNGEPVASEITTNTNPNDSNLGNGITGSSNGWIDASFDLSAYAGQEVEVAIEYVTDAAVSNPGLYADDLSVVVDGEEVLFDDAEGDAKFSLDGFTKDDGIKRSDHYYLLEWRSHNGVDEGLANIRRGASLMKYDGGLVVWYVDKQFSENWTGAHPGDGFVGVVDADQKTNYWSDGTAGSTRYQVHDAAFSLNKSEKMFLDYSDITGITMKDNHTKRNPLFDDSADYSNKGMVDAGRNVPNYGLKFRVVSQSADGTVGKVLLYK; encoded by the coding sequence TTGAAATCTCGTAAAGTATTATCGATGGCCATGGTCGCGGCATTAAGTGTAGGGGCATTTGCTGTACCTGCATCAGCTGCAACCGCAGTGCCGGAAAATGTGTTAGCGAAGCCGACGGTGAAACATGATCATAAACATGGAGGGCCTTTTGATTTAGGCATTGCGAATGACGAACGCCTGATTGACATGCTGAAGGAAGAAGGCAAGATCAAGCAAAATGCGACAACTGCTGAAGCGGAGAAAGCATTGCAAAAATTCCTGAAAGCGAAAGCGGATTCTGCTGAAAAAGAAGCGGAAGAAGGCGAACTACACGGTGAAGAAGCAGAAGCGAAGTCTAAGCTTCAAAAAGAAATGAAGAATAACAGCTTGACTTCAGGTAAGGGGAATAAGCTTGGAAAAGCTAAGAAGAATGCACCGGCTTCTGTGGAGGAAGAAGCGTATAATGGTGTGAAAAGAACGGATGACGTGTTAGTTCTTTTAGTGGATTATCCTGACAAGCCTCATAATACATTAACTCCGGATGAAACTGATATGTATTACGATGATGAGGATGCTTATTCTAGAGCACATTATCAAGACATGCTGTTTGGTGAAGGTGGTTGGACAGGCCCAGACGGTAAAAACTATGTTTCCATGAAGCAATATTATGAACAACAGTCGGGTGGAAGCTATTCTGTAGAAGGTGAAGTTGCCGGTTGGTATACAGCAAGTAAGCCGGCAGCGGCATATGGTGGTAATGACCCACAACCCGATGGTAGTGACGTGAATGCAAGAGGTCTTGTAAAAGAAGCTTTAGAGGCTGCAGCTGAAGATCCGAATGTAGACCTTGCTGACTATGACAAATGGGATCGATATGATCTAGATGGAGATGGGAATTATCTTGAACCGGATGGACTTGTTGATCACTTAATGGTTATTCACTCTGGTGTGGGTGAAGAAGCAGGCGGGGGGTCATTAGGGTCAGACGCAATCTGGTCTCATCGTTGGAATTTAGGTGGTATTTTCCCAATCGAAGGTTCTCCGGCACCTGAAGTGGATTATTGGGGAGAAGGAACAATGTATGCCTACGACTACACTATCGAACCTGAAGACGGTGCTGTCGGGGTTATGGCCCACGAATTTGGTCATGATTTAGGTCTTCCAGATGAGTACGATACTCAGTATACAGGAACAGGTGAGCCGGTAAGCTACTGGTCCATCATGGCAAGCGGAAGCTGGGCCGGGGATATTCCGGGAACTCAGCCTACAGGGTTCAGTCCTTATATGAAAGAAATGCTTCAGTCTTCTGCTGTAGTGGATAGTGAAGGTACTGAAGGAAATTGGTTGAGTGGAACAGAATTCGACATTGAGGACATAGATAGTGAGAATAAGGAAGTATTACTCGACGAAGCAAACACAAAAGGAACAAACAACGACGTAGTGAAAGTAAATCTTCCACAAAAAGAAACAGTCATCAATGAGCCGGCAAGCGGTGAGTATGAGTACTTCTCTGGAAGTGCTGATGAGCTACACAATTCTTTATCGACTAATGTTGATTTAACGAATGCTAATTCAGCGAAGTTCAATTTCAAAGCTTGGTATGATATTGAAACAGATTGGGATTATGCCTATGTAACGGTTAACGGAGAGCCCGTAGCGAGTGAGATTACTACTAATACAAATCCTAACGACTCTAATCTTGGAAATGGAATCACTGGTTCTTCTAACGGATGGATTGACGCTTCATTCGACCTTTCAGCTTATGCTGGACAAGAAGTTGAAGTAGCAATCGAGTATGTAACAGATGCTGCCGTTTCAAATCCAGGGCTCTATGCAGACGATCTTTCTGTAGTCGTTGATGGGGAAGAAGTCTTGTTTGATGATGCTGAAGGCGATGCGAAATTTAGTCTGGACGGATTCACTAAGGACGACGGTATCAAACGCTCCGACCACTACTACCTACTGGAATGGCGCAGCCACAACGGTGTAGATGAAGGTCTTGCCAACATCCGCCGTGGTGCAAGCTTAATGAAATATGATGGTGGTCTGGTAGTATGGTACGTTGACAAACAATTCAGCGAAAACTGGACAGGAGCTCATCCTGGAGATGGATTCGTCGGTGTTGTAGATGCAGACCAAAAGACAAATTATTGGAGCGATGGTACAGCTGGATCGACTCGTTACCAGGTACACGACGCTGCATTCAGCTTAAATAAATCTGAGAAAATGTTCTTGGATTACTCTGATATTACTGGTATCACGATGAAAGACAACCACACTAAACGTAATCCATTATTTGACGACAGTGCGGATTACAGCAACAAAGGTATGGTAGACGCCGGACGTAACGTACCAAATTACGGATTGAAATTCCGAGTGGTAAGTCAAAGTGCTGACGGTACTGTAGGTAAGGTATTACTGTACAAATAA
- a CDS encoding tetraprenyl-beta-curcumene synthase family protein, with translation MSIPSDPFSLMTRVYRNVFPIVHKELDEWKRRAKAIPNQELRSQALASIEHKTFHCEGGSILSLLALDKKQDTIRFIVAYQTISDYLDNLCDRSVSLDPDDFALLHQSMKDALTVGAVPANYYALRADQDDGGYLKDLVLTCHSVLESLTHYDSIQKDLIQLCEYYCDLQIHKHVKKEERVGRLQNWFETHRSNLPEMNWYEFSACSGSTLGIFCLVSYACRSDFQPSYTEKIKQGYFPYIQGLHILLDYFIDQDEDHEGGDLNFCFYYEDDEHLKERLLHFLQKADEHTHELPHAHFHRLINKGLIGVYLSDDKANKQEKVQSFSKQFISQAGWITRFFYINGKIYRKWRKRKKTS, from the coding sequence GTGTCGATCCCAAGTGATCCCTTTTCGTTAATGACAAGAGTATACCGAAATGTTTTTCCGATTGTTCATAAAGAATTAGATGAGTGGAAGAGACGGGCAAAAGCGATCCCCAATCAGGAACTAAGAAGTCAGGCCCTTGCCAGTATCGAACATAAAACGTTTCACTGTGAAGGTGGATCGATCCTTTCCCTGCTGGCACTGGACAAAAAACAAGACACGATTCGATTTATCGTCGCCTATCAAACGATAAGCGATTATTTGGATAATCTGTGTGATCGAAGCGTTTCCCTGGATCCCGACGATTTTGCCCTTCTTCATCAATCCATGAAAGACGCCCTGACGGTGGGTGCTGTGCCTGCCAATTACTATGCTTTAAGGGCAGATCAGGATGACGGAGGGTATCTCAAAGATTTAGTGCTCACCTGTCACTCCGTTCTTGAATCATTGACCCACTATGATAGCATCCAAAAGGATCTTATACAGCTTTGTGAATACTACTGCGACTTGCAGATACATAAACATGTAAAAAAAGAAGAAAGAGTAGGAAGGCTGCAGAATTGGTTTGAAACTCACCGTTCGAACCTTCCGGAAATGAACTGGTACGAGTTTTCCGCCTGCTCCGGGTCGACACTCGGCATCTTCTGTTTAGTGTCATACGCGTGCCGAAGCGATTTTCAGCCATCTTATACAGAAAAAATCAAACAAGGATATTTTCCATACATTCAAGGCTTACACATTCTTCTTGATTACTTCATCGATCAGGATGAGGATCATGAGGGGGGAGACTTGAACTTCTGCTTCTATTACGAGGATGATGAGCATTTAAAAGAGCGGCTGCTTCATTTCCTTCAGAAAGCAGACGAACACACCCATGAACTGCCCCATGCCCATTTTCACCGCCTGATCAACAAAGGACTCATAGGCGTCTATCTGTCAGACGACAAGGCAAACAAACAAGAAAAAGTTCAATCCTTCTCCAAACAATTCATCTCACAAGCCGGCTGGATCACTAGATTCTTCTACATCAACGGAAAAATCTACCGCAAATGGAGAAAACGCAAAAAAACCTCCTGA
- a CDS encoding alpha/beta hydrolase — MWKWETDQEAKAVIVIIHGAMEHHGRYGWLIEMWRASGFHVIMGDLPGQGMTSRSQRGHIDSFDEYIVEVKDWVQAAYQFELPVFVIGHSMGGLVAVRMLQESHVNLAGVILSSPCLGLVTTPSKPIELLSHGLNKIAPMVKFPSGLTIDMATRNADVREIDSNDSLYITKVSVRWYRELAHAIKLAFVNLEKMPDVPLLVLQAGDDKIVDKKAVKKWFNELSLSEMHYKEWPKCYHEIYNEPEREDIFEYSKIFIESRLKALGYIL, encoded by the coding sequence ATGTGGAAATGGGAAACAGATCAAGAAGCAAAGGCAGTCATCGTTATCATTCATGGAGCAATGGAGCATCATGGCCGTTACGGTTGGCTCATTGAAATGTGGCGTGCATCCGGCTTCCATGTCATCATGGGGGATTTACCGGGTCAGGGTATGACATCGAGAAGTCAAAGAGGACATATTGATTCGTTTGATGAATATATAGTGGAAGTGAAAGATTGGGTACAGGCGGCGTATCAATTTGAATTGCCTGTATTTGTGATTGGTCATAGTATGGGTGGGCTTGTTGCGGTCCGTATGCTTCAGGAATCCCATGTGAACCTGGCAGGTGTGATATTGTCTTCACCTTGTTTAGGCTTGGTCACGACCCCTTCAAAACCAATCGAGCTCTTGTCCCACGGTTTGAATAAGATCGCTCCAATGGTGAAGTTTCCATCAGGATTAACGATCGATATGGCAACGAGAAATGCAGATGTACGTGAAATTGACAGCAACGATTCACTCTATATCACCAAGGTGTCTGTCCGCTGGTACAGGGAGCTCGCCCATGCGATAAAACTGGCTTTTGTAAACCTGGAAAAAATGCCTGACGTTCCTCTGCTCGTGCTGCAGGCTGGTGACGACAAAATCGTCGATAAAAAAGCAGTGAAAAAATGGTTCAACGAACTGTCTTTATCTGAAATGCATTACAAAGAATGGCCGAAATGCTATCATGAAATCTATAATGAACCAGAAAGAGAAGATATCTTTGAATACTCCAAAATTTTCATTGAAAGTCGTTTGAAAGCGCTAGGATACATTTTGTAA